The Mastacembelus armatus chromosome 9, fMasArm1.2, whole genome shotgun sequence genome contains a region encoding:
- the lnpep gene encoding leucyl-cystinyl aminopeptidase yields MDPFDSSSTERANLPRNMIENSMFEEEPDIVDLAKDSTAFPTFPALDPDEVVYEPRSSRLLVRGLGENDMDEDEEDCESSARLLGMSFMNRSSALRSSSSPYTRQAPPSSCSRPSARTMVVCVFVLVIVASVTMALYFLPGCTFTKTGCRKPNKTTPLEPVYPLSTNGELFPWAQLRLPHSIRPLSYDLTLNPDLDSMTFTGHTVIQMSVLHSTKIIVLHSANLNIIKATFKLGDEAARDVTVLEYKPRQQIAVKFPEELKTGQYCVLTLDYSANLSHTYDGFYNSSYIDKAGNKRVLAATQFEPLSARKAFPCFDEPAFKATFLIKISRKPNYMTLSNMPKAKSTPLSNGLMQDEFEKTSVNMSTYLVAFIVANFTPISKNASKTLVSVYSVPEKKEYTDYAMDAASKLLEFYNKFFDIDYPLEKLDLVAIPDFLAGAMENWGLITFRETSLLVGKESSPLEKRVVATIIAHELAHQWFGNMVTMSWWNDLWLNEGFATYMEFMSVQTVFPELDIGNLFLAVRFRAMDKDALNSSHAVSTEVNTSEQVEEMFDSVSYEKGASILLMLNASLPWNQQFTKGIIQYLKQFNGLNTGTDDLWNSLTQVDISTQRQNVSEMMHSWTSQKGFPLVTVSRKGNQVTLMQEHFLLTSDNGTLTSSLWNIPVTYVNDSCSLAPECRQVFTLKTKSGTLKLPGNVKWLKLNYRNTGFYIVHYGDEGWAALIEALSTNVTVLTPEDRASLIHNIFALSRLGRVSFHQVLNVLKYMSKETETSPVTEALLQLNIIYRLLDKRLEHDLAARMKSYILDNFGPLMDKQTWGVEENVSKQELRSALLGMACSLNQDKCIQQAKALFKEYVKSNGTTRIPDDLQQVVFTVAAQSEEDWSTLLGLFSATTYDAEKRKMLRGLASTQNAWHIVWILQAGLKGDIIQTQELPLVINTVCNGFTGYLFAWDFIQENWDRLIEKFSVGSYAMQIIIKSATSQFSTKAHFDQVYGFFSSLKERGSQMRSVQEALETIRLNQRWMDQNLPTLQKWL; encoded by the exons ATGGATCCATTTGACAGTAGCAGTACAG AGAGGGCCAACCTGCCAAGGAACATGATTGAAAACAGCATGTTTGAAGAGGAACCTGATATTGTGGATTTGGCCAAAGACTCAACTGCATTTCCG ACATTTCCTGCACTTGACCCAGATGAAGTGGTGTATGAGCCTCGTAGCTCACGGTTGCTTGTGCGAGGGCTGGGAGAGAATGACatggatgaggatgaagaggacTGCGAGTCTTCAGCCCGTCTACTAGGCATGTCCTTTATGAACCGTAGCTCTGCTCTTAGATCGAGTTCTTCCCCTTACACCAGACAAGCTCCACCCAG ctcATGTTCACGACCCTCAGCCCGTACCATggttgtatgtgtatttgtCCTGGTGATAGTGGCCTCCGTGACCATGGCACTCTACTTCTTACCTGGATGCACCTTTACTAAG ACAGGTTGTCGTAAACCAAACAAGACCACTCCCTTAGAGCCAGTGTACCCTTTGTCCACAAATGGTGAACTGTTTCCATGGGCACAGCTCCGGCTGCCTCACAGCATACGTCCACTCAGTTATGACCTCACCCTAAACCCTGACCTTGACAGCATGACCTTCACCGGACACACTGTTATCCAGATGTCAGTGCTTCACAGCACCAAGATCATTGTCCTGCACAGCGCTAACCTCAACATTATCAAAGCTACTTTTAAG ctagGTGATGAGGCGGCCAGGGATGTAACTGTGTTGGAATACAAACCCAGACAGCAGATAGCTGTTAAGTTCCCTGAGGAGCTGAAGACAGGCCAGTACTGTGTTTTGACCCTGGACTACTCTGCAAACCTTTCACATACCTATGATGGTTTCTACAACAGCTCATACATTGATAAAGCTGGAAACAAAAG GGTCCTAGCTGCAACCCAGTTTGAGCCACTGTCAGCTAGGAAAGCCTTCCCTTGCTTTGATGAACCAGCTTTCAAAGCTACCTTCCTGATTAAAATCAGCAGAAAACCAAATTACATGACTCTTTCGAACATGCCTAAG gctAAGTCCACACCACTTTCCAATGGCCTCATGCAAGATGAGTTTGAGAAAACCAGTGTCAACATGAGCACCTATCTGGTGGCCTTTATTGTTGCTAACTTCACACCTATTAGCAAAAATGCCTCAAAAACTCTG GTGTCTGTGTACTCTGTGCCAGAGAAGAAGGAGTATACTGATTACGCTATGGATGCTGCCTCCAAACTACTGGAGTTCTACAATAAATTCTTTGATATTGACTACCCCCTCGAAAAACTAG ATTTGGTAGCCATCCCAGACTTCTTGGCAGGAGCCATGGAGAATTGGGGACTGATCACTTTCAGAGAGACCAGTCTGCTGGTGGGAAAAGAGTCTTCTCCTTTGGAAAAACGAGTAGTTGCTACCATTATAGCACATGAGCTTGCTCATCAG TGGTTTGGAAACATGGTAACTATGAGCTGGTGGAATGATCTGTGGCTTAACGAAGGCTTTGCTACTTACATGGAGTTCATGTCGGTGCAGACAGTATTCCCCGAGCTGGACATT GGTAATTTGTTTCTAGCAGTGCGATTCAGAGCTATGGACAAAGATGCACTGAACTCCTCCCATGCTGTGTCGACAGAGGTTAATACATCAGAACAGGTGGAAGAGATGTTTGACTCTGTTTCCTATGAAAAG GGTGCATCCATTCTCCTGATGTTGAATGCCTCCCTGCCATGGAATCAACAGTTCACGAAGGGTATCATTCAATATCTAAAACAGTTCAATGGATTAAATACAGGCACTGATGACCTCTGGAACAGCCTTacgcag GTTGACATCTCAACGCAGCGCCAGAACGTGTCAGAGATGATGCATTCATGGACATCACAGAAAGGCTTCCCATTGGTCACAGTAAGCCGCAAGGGAAATCAAGTGACCCTCATGCAAGAGCACTTCCTTCTCACATCAGACAATGGTACACTCACCTCCAG CTTGTGGAATATTCCCGTGACGTATGTTAACGACAGCTGTAGTCTGGCCCCTGAGTGCAGACAGGTGTTTACTCTGAAGACAAAGTCAG GCACTCTTAAGCTTCCAGGCAATGTAAAGTGGCTGAAATTGAACTATAGAAACACAGGCTTCTACATCGTCCACTATGGAGATGAGGGCTGGGCAGCTCTTATAGAGGCTTTGTCCACCAATGTCACTGTTCTTACACCTGAGGACCGTGCCTCACTCATACACAACATCTTTGCTCTCTCCAG ACTGGGACGTGTGTCCTTCCATCAAGTcctaaatgtgttgaaatacaTGTCCAAAGAAACTGAGACTTCTCCTGTGACAGAAGCCTTGTTACAGCTCAATATTATCTACAGGCTGCTTGACAAAAGACTGGAGCATGACCTTGCAGCCCGCATGAAG AGTTATATTTTGGACAACTTTGGTCCTCTAATGGACAAACAAACATGGGGAGTGGAGGAGAATGTATCTAAACAGGAATTACGCTCAGCCCTACTGGGGATGGCCTGTAGCCTGAATCAGGATAAATGCATTCAGCAAGCCAAAGCCCTGTTCAAAGAGTATGTCAAATCCAATGGCACAACACG AATACCAGATGATCTGCAGCAAGTTGTGTTCACTGTAGCTGCTCAGTCTGAAGAAGACTGGTCGACTCTATTGGGATTGTTTTCAGCTACAACCTATGATGCAGAAAAGCGAAAAATGCTCCGTGGACTAGCATCCACTCAGAATGCATGGCATATAGTGTG GATTCTGCAGGCAGGTCTGAAGGGGGATATCATCCAGACACAGGAGCTGCCTTTGGTCATCAACACTGTGTGTAACGGTTTCACCGGCTACTTGTTTGCCTGGGATTTTATACAAGAGAACTGGGACCGCCTCATAGAGAA gtTCAGTGTTGGCTCCTATGCCATGCAAATAATCATCAAATCTGCCACCTCCCAGTTTTCCACAAAGGCACACTTTGATCAA GTCTACGGGTTCTTCTCCAGTCTGAAAGAGCGTGGCTCCCAGATGAGGAGTGTGCAAGAAGCTTTGGAAACTATCAGGTTGAACCAGCGCTGGATGGACCAGAACCTGCCTACGCTGCAAAAATGGCTGTAA
- the erap2 gene encoding endoplasmic reticulum aminopeptidase 2, translated as MALVRLLVLSVLHVSLIGCQHAQSSHQVSSPHHPEGEQSPLGVDNLSFPWSRLRLPRYIIPLHYRLLLHPNLTGLSFNGSVQIQIDVQNNTNWVVLHSKSLQIFSATILDQNLTHLSDQVLPVLHNPSHEQIGIFSPRVLSSGQKYSLYIEFGAELSEGFYGFYKSTYRTSTGGIRTLASTHFEPTSARMAFPCFDEPTFKANFSVRIRRSPEYISLSNMPVVKTVEVSAGLLEDQFAPSVKMSTYLVAFVICDFKSVTATTSSGVQVSIYAAPEKWRQTHYALEVAVKMLDFYEEYFNIRYPLPKQDLIAIPDFQSGAMENWGLTTYRETSLLFDPLTSSVSDKLWVTMVIGHELAHQWFGNMVTMDWWNDIWLNEGFARYMEYISVEATYPDLKVEEYLLYTCFAAIGHDSLNSSRPISSPADNPTQIKEMFDTVSYDKGACVLHMLRHFLTDEVFQSGIVRYLRKFSYRNARNQDLWDSLVNTCSEEDFISGKHCYSSDQATKNAYLFAGEHLDLTAMMNTWTLQKGIPLITVTRKGSRLILRQDRFLRTVLPSDPLWPTLQKGFLWHIPLTYKTDASSTIHRHLMTTHTDSIHIGEEVTWVKVNADMTGYYVVHYEDGGWDGMAKLLRENHTALSYKDRTHLIHNAFQLVTAGHLPINKALDLIGYLRLETHTVPLLQGLGYLESFYQMIEKRNEHDVTRNLGMYILRFFRAVIDQQTWSDSGSVSERRLRSEVLSLACHLNDPPCVEQARHNFKEWLQSNGTLNLPTDVAETVYSVGAQDDHGWASLLHTYNVSLSEAQKNKILYALTCSRDTNKLQRLLELGLEGKVIRLQDLSGLIQMVARNPRGHHLAWNFVKKNWDLLVQKFQLGSSCIRNILITTTHQFSSLEDLAEVQLFFESIKEHASRLRATQLVLDNLQKNVRWIQRNLETLRSWLTEQMK; from the exons ATGGCCCTGGTCAGGCTGTTAGTGCTGTCTGTGCTTCATGTGTCTCTGATTGGGTGTCAGCACGCTCAGAGTTCGCACCAAGTCTCAAGTCCTCATCACCCAGAAGGGGAGCAATCTCCTTTGGGTGTTGATAATCTGTCTTTTCCCTGGAGCCGTCTTCGTCTGCCAAG GTACATCATTCCTCTTCACTACCGCCTCCTCCTGCACCCCAACCTCACAGGTCTCAGTTTCAATGGATCAGTGCAAATCCAGATTGATGTCCAGAACAACACAAACTGGGTTGTATTACACAGCAAGAGTCTACAAATCTTCAGTGCCACAATACTAGATCAGAATCTCACTCATCTGTCTGACCAG GTTCTCCCAGTTCTTCACAACCCCTCCCATGAGCAGATCGGCATTTTCTCTCCCAGAGTGCTCAGCAGTGGGCAAAAATACTCTCTCTATATTGAGTTTGGGGCAGAACTTTCTGAGGGCTTCTATGGCTTCTATAAGAGCACCTACAGAACCAGCACAGGTGGGATCAG AACCTTAGCTTCAACTCACTTTGAGCCCACAAGTGCTCGGATGGCATTCCCTTGTTTTGATGAGCCAACCTTTAAAGCCAACTTCTCTGTACGCATTAGGAGGAGCCCGGAGTACATTTCTCTGTCCAACATGCCTGTA GTCAAGACAGTCGAAGTAAGCGCTGGCCTGCTTGAGGATCAGTTTGCTCCAAGTGTAAAGATGAGCACATACCTTGTAGCCTTTGTCATCTGTGACTTCAAATCTGTCACTGCAACAACATCTTCTGGGGTGCAG GTGTCCATCTATGCCGCCCCAGAAAAGTGGCGGCAAACCCACTATGCCCTGGAGGTTGCTGTCAAAATGCTGGACTTCTATGAGGAGTACTTCAACATCCGCTATCCTCTACCAAAACAAG aTCTCATAGCCATCCCAGACTTCCAGTCTGGTGCGATGGAGAACTGGGGTCTGACCACCTACAGAGAGACCAGCCTTCTCTTTGACCCCCTCACGTCCTCTGTGTCTGATAAGCTCTGGGTTACTATGGTGATCGGCCATGAGCTTGCCCATCAG TGGTTTGGTAACATGGTGACTATGGACTGGTGGAACGATATCTGGCTGAATGAAGGATTTGCCAGATACATGGAGTATATTTCAGTGGAGGCCACATACCCTGACCTCAAAGTG GAGGAATATCTACTGTACACATGTTTTGCAGCAATTGGCCATGATTCGCTGAACTCCTCTCGGCCAATATCCAGCCCAGCAGACAACCCCACTCAGATCAAAGAAATGTTTGACACAGTCTCCTATGACAAA gGAGCATGTGTCCTGCACATGCTGCGACACTTTCTGACAGATGAAGTGTTTCAAAGTGGGATAGTGCGATACCTCCGCAAATTCAGCTACAGAAATGCACGCAACCAGGACCTTTGGGACAGTCTAGTCAAT acTTGCTCAGAGGAAGACTTCATCTCAGGAAAACACTGTTACAGCAGTGACCAGGCCACCAAGAATGCA TACCTGTTTGCAGGGGAACATCTGGACCTCACAGCCATGATGAACACTTGGACTCTGCAGAAAGGTATTCCTCTGATAACTGTAACAAGGAAGGGCAGTCGTCTGATACTTAGACAGGACAGGTTCCTGAGGACAGTCCTGCCCTCTGATCCGCTGTGGCCAACACTGCAAAAGGG TTTCCTTTGGCATATCCCCCTGACATACAAGACAGATGCTTCCAGCACCATCCACAGACATCtgatgacaacacacacag ACAGTATACACATAGGAGAGGAAGTCACCTGGGTCAAGGTAAACGCTGACATGACGGGCTACTATGTGGTTCATTATGAGGATGGTGGTTGGGATGGGATGGCCAAACTACTGAGAGAAAACCACACTGCTCTGAGCTACAAAGACAGGACACACTTGATACACAATGCCTTTCAATTGGTCAC GGCAGGTCATCTGCCGATCAATAAAGCCCTAGACCTGATTGGTTATCTGCGAttggagacacacacagtgcctCTCCTCCAAGGACTGGGCTATCTGGAGTCCTTTTACCAGATGATTGAGAAAAGGAATGAGCATGATGTAACACGCAATCTGGGA atgTACATCCTGCGATTTTTCCGTGCTGTCATCGACCAGCAGACATGGAGCGACAGTGGCTCTGTGTCTGAGCGGCggctgaggtcagaggtctTGTCACTGGCCTGTCACCTGAATGACCCTCCCTGTGTGGAGCAGGCACGCCATAACTTCAAAGAGTGGCTCCAGTCCAATGGCACACTCAA CTTACCTACGGATGTGGCAGAGACAGTGTATTCAGTTGGAGCTCAGGATGACCATGGCTGGGCCTCACTGTTGCACACATACAATGTATCCCTCTCTgaagcacaaaaaaacaaaatcctgtaTGCCTTGACCTGCAGCAGAGACACCAACAAACTGCAAAG gctgTTGGAGCTGGGTCTGGAGGGGAAGGTGATCCGTTTGCAGGACCTCTCCGGTCTCATTCAGATGGTGGCCAGAAACCCACGTGGACATCACCTTGCCTGGAATTTTGTCAAAAAGAACTGGGACTTACTGGTTCAAAA GTTCCAGCTGGGTTCATCTTGTATTAGAAATATCCTCATTACTACTACACACCAATTTTCATCTCTAGAGGATCTTGCTGAA GTGCAGTTGTTCTTTGAGTCCATCAAAGAACATGCATCTCGGCTGAGGGCTACTCAGCTCGTCCTGGACAACCTGCAGAAAAATGTTCGCTGGATTCAGAGGAACCTAGAGACTCTAAGAAGCTGGTTGACTGAGCAAATGAAGTGA